From a single Lewinella sp. LCG006 genomic region:
- a CDS encoding DNA recombination protein RmuC, translated as MADPILLAFLFLIIGLLLGFVLGYWWQRLKVSNDYVSSDQIAVTYVPKAVHEALLEQADVLQANLHEKTETERDLSAALATERTRLEYLQEKLAAQLQEMQELQQTNRLAFESMANRLLEEKSKKFTEQNHNQLQHLLDPLKEKIKTFEDNIERRYLEETRDRVSLKKEIEQLRDLNQQLSLDASNLTAALKGDNKTQGDWGEVQLELLLEKAGLQKEVHYRTQSSFRDQEGKLKRPDFIINLPENKHLVIDCKVSLTAYDRYCSAEDDTQRATALKLHLESVRAHIKGLSKKKYQDLYQINSPDYLLLFIPIEPAFALAVQQDQRLFLDALDDNIVMVTNSTLLATMRTVSYIWKQEKQQRSVQEIARQSGQLYDKFVNFVEDLQLVGQRLDSVHNAYSAAMYKLSEGKRYNQTLVGRAEKLRKLGARTSKQLPEAMRQEEEE; from the coding sequence ATGGCGGATCCTATATTACTGGCTTTTCTGTTTTTGATCATCGGGCTACTACTAGGCTTTGTGCTTGGTTACTGGTGGCAACGATTGAAAGTCAGTAATGACTATGTTTCCAGCGATCAAATTGCAGTTACTTATGTCCCCAAAGCGGTTCACGAAGCACTGCTGGAACAAGCCGATGTATTACAGGCCAACCTCCACGAAAAAACGGAAACCGAGCGCGATCTTTCTGCAGCTCTGGCTACCGAAAGAACACGCTTGGAATACCTTCAAGAAAAACTAGCGGCACAGCTCCAGGAGATGCAGGAATTGCAGCAGACCAACCGCCTGGCCTTCGAGTCGATGGCCAACCGCCTCCTTGAGGAGAAAAGCAAGAAGTTTACAGAACAAAATCACAATCAACTCCAGCATCTGCTGGATCCCCTGAAGGAAAAAATCAAAACCTTCGAAGACAATATTGAGCGCCGTTATCTGGAAGAAACCCGTGATCGTGTAAGCCTGAAAAAAGAAATTGAGCAACTGCGCGATCTCAACCAACAACTCAGTCTTGATGCCAGCAACCTTACCGCCGCCCTCAAAGGCGATAACAAAACCCAGGGCGACTGGGGAGAGGTGCAGCTAGAACTCTTGCTCGAAAAGGCTGGCTTGCAAAAAGAAGTGCACTATCGCACGCAATCCTCCTTCCGTGATCAGGAAGGCAAACTCAAACGGCCCGATTTTATCATCAACTTACCGGAAAACAAACACCTGGTGATCGACTGCAAAGTTTCACTTACGGCTTACGATCGCTATTGCAGCGCCGAAGATGATACCCAGCGGGCCACCGCGTTGAAATTGCATCTCGAAAGTGTTCGTGCCCACATCAAAGGTCTGAGCAAGAAGAAGTACCAGGATTTGTATCAAATCAATTCCCCGGATTACTTGCTCTTGTTTATTCCCATTGAGCCCGCTTTTGCCCTGGCCGTACAGCAAGACCAGCGCTTGTTTCTTGATGCGTTGGATGATAACATCGTTATGGTCACCAATTCCACACTTCTGGCTACCATGCGTACGGTTTCCTACATTTGGAAACAAGAGAAACAGCAACGCAGTGTACAGGAAATAGCGCGCCAAAGCGGCCAGTTGTACGATAAGTTCGTTAACTTCGTAGAAGACCTCCAACTGGTAGGCCAGCGCCTGGACAGCGTACACAACGCCTATTCGGCGGCCATGTACAAGCTCTCCGAAGGTAAGCGTTACAACCAGACCTTGGTCGGACGTGCCGAAAAGCTACGAAAACTAGGTGCTCGTACCTCCAAGCAACTGCCCGAAGCTATGCGCCAGGAAGAGGAAGAATAA
- a CDS encoding flavin-containing monooxygenase, with translation MVPNSKFHQVPRTLYDILLTQNSFAYMSDTVHFKVIIVGAGLSGIGAAYHLQDKCPDHDFTILEARESMGGTWDLFRYPGIRSDSDMYTLGYSFSPWKDPKAIADGPSILAYIKSTAEAFDIDKKIRYDHRVSTADWNSDEKNWRITARTANGTKEVSYTCNFLFICSGYYRYDQGYLPDFPGVNQYQGQLIHPQQWPEDLDYCDKDVVVIGSGATAVTLVPELAKQAKSVTMLQRTPTYIMNLPSEDWVANQLKKFLPKSWAHTLARWKNITVGLLFYQVSQRWPNTIKRFLQKAARKELGPDIAIEHFDPPYGPWDQRLCLVPDGDLFHSLREGKAQIITDQIKTFTPEGLELQSGTQLKADLVVAATGLKIQILGGIQYKVGGEAQDLAKLHAYRGVMLSDLPNLGLAIGYTNASWTLKCDLNCQYICRLLNYMKEHNYQVCTPRFDASTYDSEPLLDLSAGYVQRALNDLPKQGSGGPWKVHQNYFKDLVSLRFGDLADEALQYE, from the coding sequence ATGGTTCCAAATTCGAAATTCCACCAAGTACCACGTACCTTGTACGATATTCTACTCACCCAAAATTCATTCGCTTACATGTCTGATACCGTACATTTTAAGGTCATTATTGTAGGAGCTGGGCTTTCGGGTATTGGCGCGGCTTACCATCTTCAGGACAAGTGCCCTGATCATGACTTCACGATCTTGGAAGCCAGGGAAAGCATGGGCGGCACCTGGGATTTGTTTCGTTATCCTGGTATTCGCTCCGACTCAGACATGTACACGCTGGGGTATTCTTTCAGTCCGTGGAAAGACCCAAAAGCTATTGCAGATGGCCCTTCGATTTTGGCCTACATCAAAAGCACCGCTGAAGCATTTGACATCGATAAAAAGATCAGGTACGACCACCGGGTAAGCACGGCGGATTGGAACAGCGATGAGAAAAACTGGCGCATTACAGCTCGTACAGCAAATGGAACAAAGGAGGTCAGCTACACTTGTAATTTTCTATTTATTTGCAGTGGTTACTACCGTTACGACCAGGGTTATTTGCCTGATTTTCCGGGTGTAAATCAGTACCAAGGCCAGCTCATACACCCCCAGCAGTGGCCGGAAGACCTGGATTATTGCGACAAAGATGTGGTGGTGATTGGTAGTGGTGCTACAGCGGTGACTTTGGTGCCTGAACTGGCCAAACAGGCCAAATCGGTGACCATGCTACAACGTACACCAACCTATATCATGAACTTGCCCAGTGAAGACTGGGTGGCCAATCAACTAAAGAAATTCCTGCCCAAAAGCTGGGCGCATACCTTGGCCCGCTGGAAGAACATCACTGTTGGTCTCCTCTTTTACCAAGTTTCACAACGCTGGCCAAATACCATCAAACGCTTTTTGCAAAAAGCCGCCCGCAAGGAACTGGGGCCCGATATTGCCATTGAGCACTTTGACCCTCCCTACGGGCCGTGGGATCAGCGACTGTGCCTGGTGCCTGATGGTGATTTGTTTCACAGCTTACGCGAAGGGAAAGCACAAATAATCACCGATCAGATAAAAACCTTTACCCCAGAAGGACTGGAGCTGCAATCGGGTACACAACTCAAGGCTGACCTCGTGGTAGCCGCTACAGGCTTGAAAATCCAGATCCTGGGCGGCATTCAATACAAGGTAGGCGGGGAAGCGCAAGACCTGGCAAAACTACACGCCTATCGGGGGGTAATGCTGAGTGATCTGCCCAACCTGGGTCTGGCCATTGGCTATACCAATGCCTCGTGGACCTTGAAATGCGACCTGAACTGCCAGTATATTTGTCGATTGCTCAACTATATGAAGGAGCACAATTACCAAGTGTGTACGCCCCGCTTTGATGCCAGCACCTACGACTCGGAGCCGCTCCTGGACCTGAGTGCGGGCTACGTACAGCGCGCACTGAACGACTTACCAAAACAGGGATCAGGTGGCCCGTGGAAAGTACACCAAAACTACTTCAAGGACCTGGTTTCGCTACGCTTTGGCGATCTTGCCGACGAGGCTTTGCAGTACGAATGA
- a CDS encoding amidohydrolase family protein: protein MRKLTADYIFTASGAPMQHQVIVVDHDGKIMSIDPLNQHDPASVESHRGVLIPGFINTHCHLELSHMKGKVATGTKLIPFITNVVQFRDMPQEEILAAIDQADQEMYDGGIVAVGDISNKLDTAVRKEASLIRYYTFVEMFDFLQDAAAEQCVANNFPVYEGQAQGGGNRRSAVPHAPYSVSKELFRRLNELNQGQGTVSIHNQETPPENELFEYKTGDFLDFYDGFKIPLDLFSATGKTAIHYAMDHMDPRCRALFVHNTLTTPEDIAAAQAWAQNGAYWATCANANLYIENRLPNYQHFLDANAKMTIGTDSLTSNWQLSVLEELKTIHRFQSYVPFSTLIQWATLNGAEALQFDQDLGSIEVGKTPGLNLLTGLEGNGPADFRFVAQTGVTRLV from the coding sequence ATGCGTAAACTAACTGCCGATTATATATTCACTGCCTCAGGTGCCCCAATGCAGCACCAGGTGATCGTTGTAGATCATGATGGTAAAATAATGAGTATCGATCCACTGAACCAACACGATCCTGCTAGTGTCGAATCTCATAGAGGAGTATTGATCCCCGGCTTTATCAACACCCACTGTCACTTGGAGTTGTCGCATATGAAAGGGAAAGTCGCTACGGGGACGAAGTTAATTCCCTTTATTACCAATGTGGTTCAGTTTCGGGACATGCCCCAGGAAGAAATCCTTGCTGCCATTGACCAAGCCGATCAAGAAATGTACGATGGCGGGATTGTTGCCGTGGGAGATATTTCCAATAAACTAGACACTGCGGTCCGTAAAGAGGCCAGTTTGATTAGGTATTACACTTTCGTGGAAATGTTCGACTTCCTGCAAGACGCGGCGGCAGAACAATGTGTAGCCAATAACTTCCCTGTTTATGAAGGGCAAGCACAAGGTGGCGGCAATCGGCGTTCGGCAGTGCCACATGCGCCTTATTCTGTCTCCAAAGAATTATTTCGTCGCCTCAATGAGCTCAACCAAGGACAAGGCACCGTAAGTATCCACAATCAGGAAACACCGCCGGAGAATGAGCTTTTTGAATACAAAACAGGCGACTTTCTGGATTTTTATGATGGCTTCAAAATTCCGTTGGACTTGTTTTCGGCAACAGGAAAAACAGCCATCCACTATGCTATGGATCACATGGATCCGCGCTGCCGGGCCTTGTTTGTCCACAATACCCTCACCACGCCTGAAGACATTGCCGCTGCGCAAGCTTGGGCCCAAAACGGCGCTTACTGGGCAACTTGTGCCAATGCCAACCTCTACATTGAGAACCGCCTACCCAATTACCAGCACTTCCTAGATGCTAACGCTAAAATGACCATTGGGACAGACAGCCTGACCTCCAACTGGCAATTATCCGTTTTGGAAGAACTCAAGACCATCCATCGTTTTCAGAGTTATGTCCCCTTCTCTACGCTGATCCAGTGGGCGACCCTCAACGGTGCGGAGGCCCTGCAATTTGATCAGGATCTAGGCAGTATTGAGGTAGGTAAAACGCCAGGGCTTAACCTATTGACTGGACTAGAAGGGAATGGGCCAGCGGATTTCCGTTTTGTGGCGCAGACGGGGGTTACAAGGTTGGTGTAA
- a CDS encoding IS3 family transposase has protein sequence MKQAYQDISLGTICELFGMTRQAYYKRQKHQEKQALEAGIILDLVKSIRKNLPRVGVRKLYFMLGKDLEKHQIKLGRDGFFELLGVHNMLIRPRRRSRRTTHSWHHFYKYKCLISSFNSLGINQLWFSDITYINVGDKWHYVIFITDAYSHKLIGYNVDDNMSSKFCEVALEQALSQWENREEQLIHHSDRGVQYCSALYTDRLKASNIEISMTQDGDPRENAVAERINGIFKGEFLMDQRFENLADAREKIARMVYCYNHIRPHSSCDYLTPDQAHQMTGPLKKRWKAKQDDNIPSA, from the coding sequence ATGAAGCAGGCGTATCAGGATATTAGCCTTGGTACTATCTGCGAGCTGTTTGGTATGACAAGACAAGCTTATTATAAGCGTCAAAAACATCAGGAAAAGCAAGCCTTGGAAGCTGGGATTATCCTAGATTTGGTAAAATCAATACGAAAGAATCTTCCCCGAGTTGGAGTAAGAAAGCTGTATTTTATGCTTGGAAAAGACTTGGAGAAGCATCAAATAAAGTTGGGTCGTGATGGTTTTTTTGAGCTACTGGGGGTTCATAATATGCTTATTCGGCCTCGGCGCAGGAGTAGGAGAACGACGCACAGTTGGCATCATTTTTACAAGTACAAATGCCTAATATCGAGCTTTAATTCCCTGGGGATTAATCAGTTGTGGTTTAGTGATATTACTTACATAAATGTTGGTGATAAGTGGCACTACGTTATCTTTATAACTGATGCTTATTCCCATAAATTAATTGGGTATAACGTTGATGATAACATGAGTTCGAAGTTTTGTGAGGTAGCCCTTGAGCAAGCTTTGTCTCAATGGGAGAATAGAGAGGAGCAACTCATTCATCATTCTGATAGAGGAGTGCAATATTGTTCTGCTTTATATACCGATCGGCTCAAGGCATCAAATATAGAGATCAGTATGACTCAAGATGGTGACCCAAGAGAGAACGCTGTTGCGGAGCGCATTAACGGTATATTCAAAGGTGAATTCTTAATGGATCAGCGCTTTGAAAACCTGGCTGACGCAAGGGAAAAAATAGCTCGGATGGTATATTGCTATAACCATATTCGTCCTCACTCAAGTTGTGATTATTTGACTCCGGATCAAGCGCATCAAATGACGGGCCCATTAAAGAAAAGATGGAAGGCTAAGCAAGATGATAATATTCCATCAGCTTAA
- a CDS encoding M64 family metallopeptidase, with translation MSHKITFRPALCLILFLLTLATPLISQDIGAILAVQEIDTMLYSGAKDNRINWVIQNRGDSFNDKEDFTTLYENNLLKAFEQGHELAQVPYAQYRNFFNLYTFWWPDAPDDNTGWTFGTIQALRDAVFLPWANDRTGWVSFFSSTKYGGGGGAGLNREARVGDGKMYGMGWETFLHEFGHTMPGLLDEYSASGEWSNSQCWETPNTTGQLNVEDIPWRLWIEPGTPIPTPYTAVYLDKFGAFEGAMTNYFGCHRPTARGCFMGAGGFGEDYGLELCSPCIQRVICYLYKYVDVIENPQPATGDLIVNGTETLTFSVNVVKPEPNTQAYEWRLNGKVIATDTETVEVTFDACDSYELVFSVRDNNPLVRFDPKFADTYPEPYQELKWTINQAAVSTYTLASTPYVQGADCSGTANGWVDFSISGGEAPYEIYLDGEAQANPVTNLPAGDYTFFVVDANGCGIKEEVSIMSEPLLNPEICSSYADGNWTLTLEDEIYPSAALNYLWSTGATTPTIEGLPDGEYSVTVAVGSGCSKIQSISLMTTADPIAVTEMVFPSGLDVASGSIYLDITGGQPPYTIDWYDQPNTDLTSPSPSSILVSGTTWGHEPAFAFDDDLNTKWLHAMATNTYIGYQLAAPTPVSYYVITSADDVPERDPKNWQFQGSNDGTNWTILDQQINQNFTSRFQRRSFVFSNNVAYQYYRLFVQENHGDIATQLQELEIVGTDATADFVRNHLVQGQATRKDLVAGAYRYVVKDDNQTASVNTLLVGYTAPFTALDLVVVQDGDCQVRIATPSADHTYYWFADAKATQLLNIGTTFQPLLSGNYYVAAVNNSTGALSENIQGFAVIVQTTPDVEALSDTELGIVDPDPALIYHWYDQESCGTPIHTGTVFAPQEAGFYYVAAQRPPNAIVPQDPGTIPGLIIRMDAADLNGDETIDNPQLPTSSLYGWSFSNGNSWADDNWYAYRSNYQNGLGVADFATIWLQRIAQSETGYQTILMAYEENPITFPNRAPFEGLSVNIPSHSDPTQLYSNSAPARTLNGTTYLNGAIVDPLITANPLEFCILGTVMTERSFDEVYYTDTQWEGKIGELILYDRALTEVEMQAASAYLRTKWISTADLESPRRTLNWDGMALDNETLTATTPLFIHPNPTSGRFTVSGLQAQADIQIVSQAGLIVQNIQCLPGQNHLDMQHLSAGLYFVKIKEEGTGKVAVVRMVKL, from the coding sequence ATGAGCCACAAGATTACCTTCCGCCCAGCGCTTTGCCTGATTCTCTTTTTGCTGACTTTGGCTACGCCGCTGATTTCCCAAGACATCGGGGCCATTCTGGCCGTTCAAGAAATTGATACCATGCTCTATTCCGGTGCAAAAGACAACCGGATCAATTGGGTGATTCAAAACCGTGGGGATTCTTTTAATGACAAGGAGGATTTTACCACGCTTTATGAAAATAACCTTTTGAAGGCTTTCGAACAAGGGCACGAGCTGGCCCAAGTGCCTTACGCGCAGTACCGTAATTTTTTCAACCTCTATACCTTTTGGTGGCCCGATGCGCCAGACGATAATACCGGTTGGACTTTTGGTACGATCCAGGCATTACGCGATGCGGTATTTCTGCCTTGGGCAAATGATCGCACTGGATGGGTAAGCTTTTTCTCTTCTACGAAATACGGCGGCGGTGGTGGTGCCGGTCTCAACCGGGAAGCCAGGGTAGGGGATGGCAAAATGTACGGTATGGGGTGGGAGACCTTCCTGCACGAGTTTGGCCACACCATGCCCGGTTTGTTGGATGAATATTCGGCCAGCGGCGAATGGTCGAATAGCCAGTGTTGGGAAACACCCAATACTACCGGACAGCTCAACGTTGAAGACATTCCCTGGCGCTTGTGGATTGAGCCCGGAACGCCAATTCCTACACCTTACACAGCAGTCTACCTGGATAAATTTGGGGCCTTTGAAGGTGCAATGACCAACTACTTCGGATGTCATCGCCCGACGGCCCGCGGCTGTTTCATGGGTGCCGGAGGCTTTGGCGAGGATTATGGTTTGGAACTGTGCTCTCCCTGCATTCAACGCGTGATTTGCTATCTGTACAAATACGTTGATGTCATTGAAAATCCACAACCGGCTACCGGCGATCTGATAGTAAATGGTACGGAAACCCTCACTTTTTCTGTAAACGTAGTAAAACCTGAGCCCAATACCCAAGCTTACGAGTGGCGGCTAAACGGCAAGGTCATTGCTACGGATACCGAAACGGTTGAGGTGACTTTCGACGCTTGCGATAGCTATGAGCTGGTTTTTTCAGTGCGGGATAACAATCCATTGGTCCGATTTGATCCCAAATTTGCGGATACCTATCCTGAACCCTATCAAGAACTCAAATGGACAATCAACCAGGCAGCGGTGAGCACTTATACACTCGCGAGCACCCCCTACGTACAAGGAGCCGATTGTTCAGGAACGGCCAACGGCTGGGTAGATTTTTCCATCTCTGGAGGAGAGGCGCCCTACGAAATTTACCTCGATGGTGAAGCACAAGCCAATCCTGTTACGAATCTCCCTGCGGGTGATTATACCTTCTTTGTGGTGGATGCCAATGGTTGTGGAATCAAGGAGGAAGTCAGTATCATGAGTGAGCCGTTACTCAACCCAGAGATATGTTCTTCCTATGCAGATGGTAATTGGACTTTGACATTGGAGGACGAGATTTACCCCTCCGCAGCTTTGAATTATTTGTGGTCTACTGGGGCTACTACACCTACCATTGAGGGTTTGCCGGATGGTGAGTATTCTGTTACGGTAGCTGTCGGCTCGGGTTGTTCAAAAATACAAAGCATCAGCTTGATGACAACGGCCGATCCAATTGCGGTGACGGAGATGGTCTTTCCTTCCGGCCTGGACGTCGCTTCGGGGAGCATTTATCTGGATATTACGGGAGGGCAACCTCCTTATACCATTGATTGGTATGATCAGCCTAATACGGATCTTACCAGCCCATCGCCCAGCAGTATCCTGGTCAGTGGCACCACTTGGGGGCATGAGCCCGCATTTGCTTTTGACGATGACCTGAATACCAAATGGCTGCACGCTATGGCCACCAATACTTATATCGGTTATCAGTTAGCAGCACCCACGCCGGTAAGCTATTACGTGATCACTTCGGCCGATGACGTGCCGGAACGCGATCCTAAAAATTGGCAATTTCAAGGTTCCAACGACGGCACAAATTGGACGATACTCGATCAGCAAATAAACCAAAATTTTACCAGCCGTTTTCAACGTAGGAGCTTCGTATTTAGCAATAATGTGGCCTACCAGTATTACCGTTTATTCGTACAGGAAAACCACGGAGACATCGCTACGCAGTTGCAAGAGCTGGAAATCGTTGGTACGGATGCGACGGCCGACTTTGTCCGCAATCACCTGGTTCAAGGTCAGGCTACCCGAAAAGACCTGGTGGCTGGGGCTTACCGTTATGTGGTTAAAGATGATAACCAGACGGCTTCCGTCAACACCCTTTTGGTAGGGTATACAGCACCATTTACGGCTTTAGACCTGGTAGTGGTTCAAGATGGTGATTGCCAGGTTAGGATAGCAACTCCTTCAGCCGATCATACTTATTATTGGTTTGCGGATGCCAAAGCAACGCAGCTTTTAAATATCGGCACGACTTTTCAACCGCTTTTGTCTGGGAATTACTACGTTGCGGCAGTCAATAATTCCACTGGCGCGCTCAGTGAAAATATCCAGGGTTTTGCCGTCATCGTGCAAACGACACCCGATGTTGAAGCCTTAAGTGATACAGAACTAGGGATTGTTGATCCCGATCCGGCATTAATTTACCATTGGTACGATCAGGAAAGTTGTGGTACGCCCATTCATACCGGAACTGTCTTTGCTCCTCAAGAAGCCGGCTTCTACTATGTAGCAGCCCAGCGACCACCTAATGCCATTGTTCCTCAAGATCCAGGCACCATTCCCGGCCTGATCATTCGCATGGATGCCGCGGATTTAAACGGCGACGAGACCATTGACAACCCTCAATTACCTACGAGTTCGCTGTATGGTTGGTCGTTCAGTAATGGCAATAGTTGGGCCGATGACAATTGGTATGCCTATCGTTCAAATTACCAAAATGGTCTGGGCGTCGCCGATTTTGCGACCATCTGGTTACAGCGCATTGCGCAAAGCGAGACAGGCTACCAAACCATCTTAATGGCTTACGAAGAAAACCCGATCACTTTCCCAAATCGTGCTCCTTTCGAGGGCCTTTCGGTCAATATCCCTAGCCATTCCGATCCTACCCAACTCTACAGCAACAGTGCCCCAGCGCGTACCCTCAATGGCACCACTTATCTCAACGGGGCAATAGTGGATCCACTAATTACCGCCAATCCGCTGGAATTTTGCATTCTAGGCACCGTCATGACGGAAAGGTCTTTCGACGAAGTCTACTACACGGATACCCAATGGGAAGGAAAAATCGGAGAGTTAATCTTGTACGATCGCGCGCTCACGGAGGTAGAGATGCAAGCCGCTTCGGCCTACCTTCGTACCAAATGGATCAGCACCGCCGACCTGGAGAGCCCCCGCAGAACCCTCAACTGGGATGGCATGGCCCTCGATAATGAAACCTTGACGGCTACAACGCCCCTGTTCATTCACCCCAATCCCACCTCTGGTAGGTTTACCGTATCCGGCTTACAAGCCCAAGCGGATATCCAAATCGTCTCCCAGGCAGGGCTTATCGTCCAAAATATCCAGTGCTTGCCCGGACAAAACCATCTGGATATGCAGCATTTATCCGCCGGCCTTTACTTCGTAAAAATAAAAGAAGAAGGAACCGGTAAGGTAGCGGTGGTGAGGATGGTGAAACTGTAA